From the Lactuca sativa cultivar Salinas chromosome 9, Lsat_Salinas_v11, whole genome shotgun sequence genome, the window TAcgataaataaaataattaaaattcaattacgttgtttttaaattaatttatagcaataataatagttaaaaataacatgaaattataaattaaataatgTTACATTACAAACagttattaataatttaaattatattCATGATGAAATTAAAACATCATCAAATTAAACTTAATAAATTATAAGTATAGTTATTAAAAATAGTGAGTattataactattttttttttctgaaaacacAACTTCCTAAATAAGGGATCAATGCCCCGAATAATCCATGGATGCAAATATACGGCTATACATCATGTCGTGCAATACTGCGATAATTTAAATATGGGTCAATAATTTATTTGTAATATACTTCACAAGTCTTACTAAATAACCTCAATTAATTTTATACACACGTAAAATATGAACATAAACaattaaatgatatgattttactaagtgttatattatttattgttcaaattaattataattttgcATCTACAAaatgtaattattattattattttataaataataagaatgacataaatattttcaataacGTATGATTATCAAAAATTTCACCGTATAATATTATTCAGTGCAACGCGCATATATTCGTCtattatatgataaaatttacgTTCGTcctaatttataataaataagaaaacaaaaTTTGAATATATTGATGATTTATAAATTCTATTATATTAAAATGGCATTGTGACTTAAAAATTGCATTTTGCAAAAACACAAGTAGATGAGTGTTCTATGGACTCGTGGTTTGAGCGTAGTCATTTGCTGGTTGTGAGAGCTTCTAGCTAgggttatttattatttatttatttattctgatTTTCTCTCTCGTATTTGAAGTCAAAGACACATCCAGTGTACGACGTGAGCTGTTTACTTCATTAAATTAGTAAACTAGATAAACTGTCAAAGAAAATTCAAATATGTTGTGGGTTGAATCTTTGAGTTTGGACGAGACTAATGGTGACGAAAATGAAGTAATTAAACTATCTTAATCTATTACACTGGTCCGTCTTTGAATCACTTTAGAAAAGAGATAATCAACAAAATCTAGAAGATTTCACTACGTAACCAATGACGAGGTCCAACCCAAAAGTCTAGTCTAAATGTCTCTTTCATAGGCAAACCCCACAATAATTTCCGAGCAATTACCATTGTGAAGGCTTCCATAAAATGGTTTTTATGGGTCTAAGTTCTTGATGTTATAAATAGGTTTTCATTgctttaactttttttaaagCATACGAGTTAGGTTTTGGTTCCTTTAATAATTAATGCTCGTTTAAAATGGATAGGATCTCCCCTCTGATCTCAACTTCTACTCTCCTTTGGTTTATTTTTGTGTTATATAGTTTTTCGAAGGTTTATGGGAATTCTGAAGGTATGTTCTTTCTTGATGCATGCCAATTTTTAAAAGATGCAGTATATAGCATTTTCTTCCTCATCCCCTATAGTGAACCTCTAGAATAAATAAACCCCATACTCTATGTAGAACATTAAAAAAACTCATGATATTTGTAGTAAAACTTcataaaattgatgtttgtaaaaTGAGCTTGGACTTCATGTGTAACACAGGTGATGCTTTGAATGCCTTAAAGGTACAACTAAGCGATCCTAACAATGTTCTCCAAAGTTGGGATCCAACCCTCGTCAATCCATGTACTTGGTATCATGTTACTTGCAACAATGAGAACAGTGTTACTAGATTGTAAGCATATCCACCATTtcaataaaatttcaaaatttagtaCTTTCACAATTTCATAGTCTTACAAAGGAATCTTCATTCTGGCATTTGTTGAATGCAGAGAGCTTGGAAACGCGAGCTTGAGTGGTAAGCTAGTTCCACAGCTTGGTCAACTCGTGAATTTGCAGTACTTGTAAGAGTTACATTTTAGCTATCGAAAGTTTACCTATTTAAATGAGCCACGTGGTCTAGacttaaataattttatttaaaacgtCTTAATTTGTACTATTTACTGACCATATGAAGATGTGATCACAGGGAGCTTTATGGTAATCAGATCACTGGAAAAATTCCTAAAGAGCTTGGGAACTTAAAGAATTTGGTGAGTTTGGATATTTACATGAATCGGTTAGAAGGTCGCATTCCAAGCACATTGGGCAACCTTCAGAAACTTCGCTACCTGTACGATGTCACATCTTTCAAATTGTTTAATTTCATGAAATAATTGATTATACTCCGTATATCTTTCAACCTCAATTTAAATGACCCTTTGATATTGTTATTTGTTGGAATCATATATACGTTTAGCTTAATTCTGATTGCTCATTGTGTTGTTTTCTGTTTTTTTGCAATGGCAGACGTCTCCACCACAACACTTTGACAGGAACTATTCCATATTCATTAACCACTATAACTTCACTAGAAGTTCTGTGAGTATATTTCAAAGTTGACAATGGCATGGCATGGCATTTTACGtgatttttacaattttttttttgacgttttttatttgtttttattgaaGTGATCTATCATACAACCGGTTGAGAGGACATGTTCCCGTTAATGGCTCCTTTGCAATGTTTACACCTAAGAGGTCTGCTGTAATTAGTTATATGATTTTCTAAATTATACTATATATGATGCCTTCATGATACTTATAACTGCAAAATCTTTTTACTTTTTCAGTTTTTACCATAATCCGGGGTTGAAACTTCCCGTGTATATTCCTCCACCACCTGTAGCCACAGCTCCATCTGTAGCTATACCTCCATTTACAGCTCCAGCTCCGGCCCCATTAAGTCCATGATCTTCCTCAGGTATTTTAAGTAAAAATGATAGTATAACGATAAGCTAATTATACTCTTGCTTTTTTATTTAGACCATTAGTTATTTGTggtgatatatatattttttactttATTAAGAAcgaataattttatttaaaaagtaaaagaaatgaGGAGTAAGTCAAAACTTTTTACAACTTTTTCTGCATTTATTTTTGTCGAGAGTTTAATTTGTCAAAAGACAAaattttttaaatattgtttatataaataaatattatttcttCAATAACGTTTAAATATTATGTATCTAGTCAATATTAATGGATTTGACCTGTTCAACTCTATTTGTAAACAATGAATAGTCACCAACCCTAATTCTGATCCATATAAACTTAGATCGGTTATGGGATGTGTGAATGTAAAGGTGACAAATTAAGGGTAGATATGTTAATTTGGTTTGAAACTTCAATACCaaaaacaaatttaaaatttGTGTGGAAGTTTTCATATTATAAAGTCTTTTGTTTTATCATATCTATACTTAATTGAGCGGCTGGGGTATGGACGTCTAGGAGTGGCATTTACCAAACATTTGAATGAAACCGGCGACACATTTACTGAATCATATTTAATAATGTTTTagtgaaaatatatatttatatattaatgatTTTCATATCGGTAAATGGGAATAAGATGTGTCAATATgtgatatttttttttcaataatcaATAGTATtagatttgattaaattagcaaaaaCCAAAAAGCTACCAACAAACAAGAAGCAACAAAATAGAGAGAACCGCGATAAAAGACGTTGAATACCAAACAAACTAGAACTGTGTGTTAATCATGTCATGAATCTTCTTTTCTATCGTCTTTTTAGTTTCATCATCAATTTatattttttcaatttattttgacAGATTATATATGTTTAATTTCGCAGGCGAAGAACGAGAGTGATGATCAACCTACGGAGCATGATTATTGCCTGTAACATCTTAAATAGAGATATGTTTCAATAATAATTGTACTTGAAATAACATGATATGTAAGGGTAACTTTATATTCATGTTTGAATAATTATTTTacgtaaaataaatatatatattatgggTTGAATAATTTTTGCAATGTTCTAAATGTGGTTTTCCATAGAAATGGGAGAGGAAATCCATAGTACCACATAGATTGATTGGGCCATTGGGCAAACTACGCTAACTATACGAATATAATACAATATATATAACAATATACACTGTGGtttgtttttttaagaaaaaattttATAAAGTCTACGAATCACTTCTACAACTCTTTGCAGTACAAGATGTGAACCAAACGGTTGCAGACTGTAATAAAAAacgtgtttattttttttaacatctgcatgctgctgcaaatattaaaaaattaaaataaaatgattttataaacaaaaaatagttttttaataccgaaaattctaataatatatgatattttagcataatttatgatatttccgtaaaaaataatgatatttcaacaaaaaaataaatatattttatcagaaaataatgatatttcatcaagaaattatcattattcaataaaaaaaattcaacaagaataaaaaataaaaacgaaaaaaaaagataataagatttcaacaacatataattaagatttcAACAGAAAAAAAGGTTAGAAGAGACAATACAAGTGTTGCGCCAAATAGAACAGACGTAGAGGTTTTAACTCTGAAGACTTCTAAATAATAAACCGCTAAAGTGTCGCACGTTTGCTGCGGCGCGCAACAATAAGAAGTttgaaaaagatttttaaaaaaaacaaacaacacctaatagGCTGTAATAAACCATTGGTTTTGTATTTTACATTTAAACCATTATCTTAATTCCCTGAATATATTTGCTTTATATGAAAATGGTCAACATCCCAATACTATAAAAATATAGTGTTGGAGCGGGGAAAGTATGTCGGTTACAACCATCTCAATTTAAGATTTTGTAATCATTAATCAAGTAGGGATGGTTGTTGTGTTGCGGTGGGCTAATCAATTCTATGTTTTATTTTACATAATATCTATAATGGTATGTTGCACAAGGTTTTATGTTAAACAGATACTATTCGTACAATCTTGTTAAAGGGAAAATGACTGGGTAATTATGTTTCAAAATCATTCAAAAA encodes:
- the LOC111899008 gene encoding LRR receptor kinase BAK1: MDRISPLISTSTLLWFIFVLYSFSKVYGNSEGDALNALKVQLSDPNNVLQSWDPTLVNPCTWYHVTCNNENSVTRLELGNASLSGKLVPQLGQLVNLQYLELYGNQITGKIPKELGNLKNLVSLDIYMNRLEGRIPSTLGNLQKLRYLRLHHNTLTGTIPYSLTTITSLEVLDLSYNRLRGHVPVNGSFAMFTPKSFYHNPGLKLPVYIPPPPVATAPSVAIPPFTAPAPAPLSP